DNA sequence from the Thamnophis elegans isolate rThaEle1 chromosome 4, rThaEle1.pri, whole genome shotgun sequence genome:
atgaaaagtaatacatgtatatatgtatctgtctgtcttcAGGAAGACTATGATCGCCTCAGACCGCTGTCATACCCCATGACTGATGTTTTCCTCATCTGTTTCTCTGTGGTAAATCCAGCTTCTTTCCAGAATGTGAAGGAGGAATGGGTACCAGAACTTAAAGAATATGCACCAAATGTACCTTATTTATTGGTTGGAACGCAGGTACGTGGCTCAAAAtacctgtctctctgtctatcttacTCTatctctgcctacctacctatctacctgtccatccatccatccaaagtagcaagatattttcttcttcctttacaaAAATACATGCATTGCACATTTTTGCCTTTAAATATTACTGACATGCTCCTTCCTGTGATCTTTACCTCTGTAACTCTGTTACTATCAGCTGTTAAACAGATTCCTACATTCTTCAAGTGCCCATTCTAATTGTTTCTTTTGTCACAATGCCCTTCTCAGTatattgccatttttattttttcctgcatATTCTTTTCAAATCCACCCTTCCCCATGAAATCTTTGCCTTAACCACTTACAATTCAGAAGAAGTTTAAATACCTATAATTTCCTCTTTGTCACAAAAATGTAGGTTCTCCCTCTTTCGAGATCAAGCAACAGTATCCTCACCCCTTGCACTCTCCAAGCATGTAGGCTTACATTTCTAGTTTGCAACTAAAATAACAAGAAATGCATCCCAAGCAATCTAATTTTAGAGCCAGAAGTGACAACTGGAGCCCTCTAGTCCTTCTGTGATTAACACCATTAGTTGTAAACAGACTTTGAAAGATTAACTATGGAATGGAGAAACTCCCCCTATGAAGAGAGAAAACAAAACTGCATCTTAATCTacttttgttgttcttgttaggGCACCAAGTCCTTTGAGAACACCTCCATCCCTTTTGTCCtctttatgaatttttaaaacttctttcagcATTTAAATTGAAAGCAAAGCTCTGTGTTTTGATCTGCTCTGCCTATGAACAAAAAGGGTGTTTGCTCCCAAACAATAAAGCAGCAATCATCAGCCAAACAGCTGATTCAGACAAGTGTGGGTATCACATGTTGCACTTGGATGGAATGAAGAGTCTTGTGGTCTCCTTTGCTGATAAATGTATACATAGATACACATCACTGTGTACGCTCTGGGTAAGAAGAATTGGTTCACCTTTTTTTTACTCATGTGACATTGTCAGTCTGTGGGCTCAGTGCCCACCACTGGTTTTCAAAATAGAAATGTGGGGGTAACCTGTTGGTAAAAAAGACCATCCTCTTTTTCAACCACCCCATATATGGTTTCAGGTATATATTACTGCAAAAGCAGAgcctgctttttttcccctcccagtttTTATTCACAAAGTATGCATCTTaccatttccctctttttttcatcTTGAAAAATTAACCATGGAATTAATTCCAAATTTCAAGATAGAGTTACACGCTGAGGGCATATCATCGATAATCCCACTCCCTAATTCTTGAAAATCAGGTAGACTTCATGCACcggaaaaaatgagcaaatatttttatgtatttactgCCTTGTCACAGATGCTAGAAAGCTGGAAATTCCCGAATTCCTTTTCCGCaccaaggaaattttaaaaatgcttgtattccccacccccaccttatCTCTATGCAATATATCTAACTGATTTCTATGAATGAGTTGGCTGCAAATCCATCAGCTCACTCTTACCTTGAAAGACCTGCTTGAATCAGCAGTAGGGAGCTCACAAATATAGAAACAAGCTAGATCCATAGAGCATGCAGCAATTCTAAAAGGCAAGTTTTACTATGGCTTCGAATATGCCACAGCTGAGCCAAAAATAAATTGGCTCTCCACATCTGTATCCCTGAAACCACAAAGGTCCGTAATTTATTCTGAAGCTGAAGACAGGAGTTGTTGTGAAATAACTGTTTCACAAGCACCAGTTTACCAGTAGATACTTTCAAGTTCCCTCTCAGATGATGCCTTGAAAACCTGGCTTTTTTCTCAGGTTCTGGCTGAGATGAATGAAGCCCCTTGCTGGGTGCATGATATATATTTTGTGACTTCGGCTGGATTTGccattttgtttactttttttaaaatgtaatttgtaCGCCTGTTGTTTTCAGTAGTTGGTGGTGCCTAAGTGAAATAAATCAATGAACAAATACGTAATTACAAATGACCTGAGGAACATTTAGCCTTTCTTCCACCTACCAATTTTCTTCTGCACATTTCCTCCAAACTTTTTCCTTAATTAATCTTTGGTCTCCGAATAAACAGAAGAATGAaaataagtagaaaaataaaagaatcccTGCCTCTCATattcaaattattgattattctGTGCTCTTGGCTTTTTGCATGTTTAGCTAAAATTTTGGAAGAATGCCTTTTGAGGGCATTCTCTGGAAATGTCATAGGGCCTTTTAATTTGCACATAGTTCATTTGAACCACAATGTACCTTACGGAAATAGGCTTGAGATTCCAGTTAAAGCAAAGGTTATAGATTGAATTAGCCTGAGTTAGCATGGTTAAATCTCACCAAGTTCAATATTAATCATGCCTAATTTAAACCCCAAGCTGTTCTGTGAGACATCAGCATTGCTACCTTGTATTGGAGctacttctattttctttttttgataaAGTCTGTAAAGTTTGATTCGTAACATGTAGAAGGAAGTGTACATATCTTCTGTAAATTTTCTAACAGATTGATCTTCGTGATGATCCTAAAACATTAGCAAGGCTAAATGACATGAAAGAAAAACCAATATGTATGGAGCAGGGCGTTAAATTAGCAAAAGAGGTAAGCTGGAGATTTAAGAGTTCAAATCTTCTTGGTATTACAGTATGCGTATTGTATTTCCCCTACTTGATTTTATCTTTCTGTATGAAAAGACTTGCAGCATCCATACAAAAGGATCAGCCCaacctacaggtaatccttgatttaaatCTATTCATTCAGCAACTGCTTGGAGTTACAGCGGTGCTGAAGAAatggacttatgaccagtcctcaaagttccaaccgttgcagcattcctatggtcatgtgactgcaatccAGATGCTCAGCTACAATTACAGTGTCAGTGTGCCCCATCACATGatttccatttgcaaccttccctatcatcttcccacaagcaaagtcaatgtggaagctgcCAGGGAAGGTTGCATGTCACCCTAGTAAGCTATTCCTGCTGTTTTTACTCCTGAGGAGCTGACTAAAGAGTACAAGTTCCTACTTACAGTCCGTAGCACATCCACATGTCATAGCTCCTATCCACTACGTTGTGCACCCTGCTTAACAATCCAAACATCCTGAGGTTGCAATGGCTGCTAGGAATGCCATCATAACAAAGTCTACCTGTACTTTGAAAGTTGCTGCTTCGTGGCAACAAGGAAGTGTATCTCCATGCAAATCCCTTTGAATCCTTGGATGTAGAGGACATAACGAAACATTCGGAAactaacccacaagctcagagaacaaaccttcaccctcataGAGGACATAACTCTAAATAaagtaaacaaaaatataaaaccagCAGACATTAGTATagcattttcaattaaaaaaaagatagagaCTCAGGGGGGAACAATTGCCCTTAAGTTCAATTATTTCCAGATAAAGGGTATAATCACAATACTTCCCTAACCAAATGCTCTCCTGATTATATGTTATACTATGCATCACATCAATTAGTGTGGACAAGGGCCATAAGGAAGCTGATGTGGAGGATTAGGAATTTAGACTAATTGCAAACAGGGAGATTTTTCTGCAGGTTGGTTCTGCCTTAACTTTTCTTACATTTAGTTATCCCTAAATTTTAATACTGCTTTGTTCCACATTTTCCTCTATATGTGACTTCTTTCCAGACTTCCTGCATTGCCAGCTGCCAGTATTGTTTGGCATGGGAAGCATGTGCCCACAATCTCAGGGAATAAACTTCTAGCATTTCTGTGTTTTTCAAATGTACCAGTGCCACTGAAAACAATGAGCAAGttattttcatatttctttctctttcaatgaGGAGGAGCGAGGATGCAGATTTTTATACTACATTTAAAGGCAGCTGTGTAAGAATTAAGCAGTCCATAATCTTATCTGTTAATACAGCTGTTTTGTTTGTGAATAATATATAGTATTAAATACTATTAAGTAAGAGTTCATGTAGTATTTTTCAATAATTGAAAGATAACCTACTTCAATATAAGGCAATGGAACACTGTGagaatacatttgagaaaattaAAATAGTCATCTGAATTTGAAGTCTCAAGTATAATATTTATATCAGGAGTGATAATGTATTTAACCGTAGAAATTTTCTGATTGATGGTAATCCCTGTTTGTGCATTAAATATTAGTacacttcatttcttctttctacCTTCCTAAAATGACTCAAGATACAAATATACTGCCGAAAGTAAAACAAACTGAAAACACCagtgtatttaatattttttcccctaaccGTGAATGTAATGaaaagaattctatatctgtCACCAAAAGACAAACTTTTTTCTGGAAGGTAGAGGGCTGGAGTGTTTTTCTCAGGGCaaagacaaataaaaaaacaaacattgatGTTTCAATAAAAATGAAAGCCCCCTGAGTTCACTAATAGAGTTTGGGGGAGATGCAGGCTGTCTATGTTGCTATTAAATGCATTTGTTTTCTTGACAGATAGGAGCCTATTGCTATGTGGAATGCTCAGCTTTAACGCAGAAAGGATTGAAGACTGTTTTTGATGAAGCCATTATAGCCATTCTAACTCCAAAGAAACACACAATGAAAAAGAGAATAGGTTCAAGATGCATTAATTGCTGCCTGATCACATGAGAGCTGCTGGGACAATGGCCACACGTACTGTGAAACTTGTGACACTGTGCAAATATACACTTCAAGACAACAACACCTTATTAAGAAATCCACTAATTGACAGGGAAGCGGATTTTAGGAACTGGCATTTGGTGAAAcccagagggggagggagaaaatcaCAAGTATGAGAAGAAGTAAGCAGCATCTACTGTGAAGATTTTATTCATATGGGAAGGAATGTACAATCTCTCAGGGGAAATGTAGTTTAGGACATACAACAAATGTATGATCGCATTGCCAGTGCATGTTGAccatgctgtaaaaaaaaaagaagaagaagagtaaaGCCCAACAATGCCCTGAAAAGATTTGGAAAGCCTTTTGCTTTGACCATAGCCCTGTGCAATCTTCATAGGATCTCACAATCAAAATGCCTTTCCTCCTTGCGCCAGTTATCTGCTTTTGTATGTAAGCTGCTTCCTATTCCAATATAGCCACAAAGATGCAATAAGGAGACCAGCCACGTAGCCAAAGGTGGCTCCAAGTGAACAGGAAATGGGCCACACCTGAAAAAGGAAAATGctgcattagaagaagaaaaggatgaacTTCAATGAGCACAAGTTTTTGGTATGACTGAAAAGACACCAGAACGGGGTACAGAATCCTTTGCAAAGCTTGACATGCTTTTACCagaatggttaaaaaaaacaagcgGACTAATAGCCATCAAGCATGTGTTAGGAACATGAACAATTGTACAGTTTTTAAAGTGCATTAAAGTGTAACTAGCTGGCGGCTATTGCATATGATGCTTGATCAGAACCAGGTAAGAAATATGTGGTATATCTGTGGTCAGAGCAGTTGATGTATTCTTATTTTCCAGTTAATTTGCTAGTTTGTGTTTAAGctgctccttctctcttccctacTGCATTCTTTCAGTCCTACGTAGGTAACTGGGTAACAGATTTGATATTGAAGCACAATGGAATGAAACATATTAAAGGAGACCATAAATCAAAGGGAAGGGCAGAGGAACACATCATAATGACTGCTTCATGCAATCAGTTTTCATTGCAATAGCAATGAATATTTGCAAGGCGGAGTTCTGCTATCATGCTAGAAATTAGATCTGAGCATCTATCTTCTGTGGATagaaggttctccatcactggtgaCTTCTGATCCAAGAGAAGAATCCCTGTAATAAAATGGGAGAACTGCTTGTCTTTCCCAATTCACTGCTTTTCCTGCAGTTTTTTGAAGCTGCTTATGGTCCACAATATTAGGGGAATAAAACTGGGTTCTATACCAAAATGCCCCCATTACACCAGCAAGAGAAATCTGAGCAGAAGTTGGTTCAGGAAATGGTCCCATGGTTGGAACTAGATCCAACTATTGTTAAAACAGttgctctctcttttttaacTCTTCCTACCTCTCAACATTTGTGCTGTTCTCAAATGAAACTAATTGGCACAGTGAATTCCTGAAATATTTTTGCTGCTTGTGTGTTATACGTGCACATGGAATTCCTAGTTGGGTAGATGAGGAGCTACAGTTAATATCCCAATATTTCTCTGAGTTTAGTCAAGATTTGAAACATGTAAGGATGAAAATTCTGGGAGCAGTGCCAGATATTTATGTAGAATTCCCTAGTCAGTATTACATAGCTGAAGATATAAATATGGCAGCACTAACTGAATTTAAGCCTTAAAACTGTACTCCAAGATCTGTTTGTGATGGGTGAAATCAGAAGTAGCTAGCCAGATCCACCcagaacaaaataaatatattattctaCTTGTATGTAAGAACTCAGGCTATCAATCAGTCAAAGACATAATTAAAACAGCCAGCTAATTGATCAACTGAAATGGAGTATGAATGGAACAAAATAACTTTACACAAAAAAGCATCcttgttatttaaaaataataataataacatcagTTGGTCAATTATGCAGGGTACCTTTTTAGCAATAAAAGTTTTGATCGGTTTTACTGATTAACTCACTAAATGTCACAGTGTAATAAAAATGCATTGCAAATGAATACTGCTTTAAATTCCAATGGCTATGCAATCAATTGAGTTCCTTAATTAGATAGGAcatcattttaatcatttttctctCTTGAAGTGAAATCCAGTCCAAGATGGATTTATTCGGGCAAGAAAGGAAATATTTGCTGCTTAAGAATAGATGGGATTAtaaaaaagagaatttttataCATAACTCTAAGGAGGAgctttcctctttcatttttgCTGCTCAACAATGACAGGAGGAAGGGGCTGCTGGCACAGAGGGAATGGATGAGTTGAGGTTCAACAGGACTACATTTTTAATAATTATGAATGTGTCCTGCAGCTGCAAATTCATTCTTAAAGCATATTGaaaatgatttaaattttaaaaaaatgattagcaGTTTATTAAGGAGCTTTCAGATTTGAAATTTACAagctataaatataaaataaagacatttcagtgaatattttaaagaacattaGTCTCGAGCGAGCTACCTACCCCCATcttgttataaaagataaaaattgcaGACAGGAATATTTCCATAAATGTAGGTAACATGAAAACACATTAAGAGGCATTAATAGCTATTTTGCCCAAGCTCTATAtgtgagaaaaaaaagaggaatgggGGCTAGCTAGTTCTACTATTCTTTCATGCTCTACTTGCTTCTTCACATTGAAATCAATTGTTCGAAGATTCTGTAACTCAGGAGTCTTACTGTACAGCTGCCCTTCACATATAGAAGGTAGTGAGAACAGGATAGGAAGGGTTTGTTCATCCCATCtccttacacacacactcacacagctACATGAGAGCCACTGAACAGGGCTATGTCTTGCTTAACCAAGCCTACATTTATTTCCACTCTACTGAGTTTGCTCAGTCTCTTAGCAAAGATTCTCTTAACTTATGAATGCAAACTGCTGGCACAATAGCCTTCCTTGGCATGATTCACATTCTGCTCTAAGCTACCTACTCTAAAACAATTCTTAGAACGATGAACTTGTGGCCAAAACCCAACTTTGTGCATAGACACAGCTCCTGCATGCACGACCACTGCACGTAGTGTAAATAATCTGGCCTGAAGAACTGGGAATGTCTTGCTCTCACTTTTAGAGTTGCAGGTATAACACTGCAGCAATCATAGTTATCTGCTCCAATCTAAAAGTTATCACTGTGTGTTCTTAATATGGATGATCTATAGTGATCCATATCATTTCTATGGTATTAAAAGTATGCACAGATATTTACAACAATC
Encoded proteins:
- the RHOQ gene encoding rho-related GTP-binding protein RhoQ isoform X2, whose translation is MANGTGAAATVMLKCVVIGDGAVGKTCLLMSYANDAFPEEYVPTVFDHYAVSVTVGGKQYLLGLYDTAGQEDYDRLRPLSYPMTDVFLICFSVVNPASFQNVKEEWVPELKEYAPNVPYLLVGTQIGAYCYVECSALTQKGLKTVFDEAIIAILTPKKHTMKKRIGSRCINCCLIT
- the RHOQ gene encoding rho-related GTP-binding protein RhoQ isoform X3 encodes the protein MANGTGAAATVMLKCVVIGDGAVGKTCLLMSYANDAFPEEYVPTVFDHYAVSVTVGGKQYLLGLYDTAGQEDYDRLRPLSYPMTDVFLICFSVVNPASFQNVKEEWVPELKEYAPNVPYLLVGTQIDLRDDPKTLARLNDMKEKPICMEQGVKLAKEEPIAMWNAQL
- the RHOQ gene encoding rho-related GTP-binding protein RhoQ isoform X1, which gives rise to MANGTGAAATVMLKCVVIGDGAVGKTCLLMSYANDAFPEEYVPTVFDHYAVSVTVGGKQYLLGLYDTAGQEDYDRLRPLSYPMTDVFLICFSVVNPASFQNVKEEWVPELKEYAPNVPYLLVGTQIDLRDDPKTLARLNDMKEKPICMEQGVKLAKEIGAYCYVECSALTQKGLKTVFDEAIIAILTPKKHTMKKRIGSRCINCCLIT